The following are from one region of the Georgenia sp. M64 genome:
- a CDS encoding DUF6112 family protein: MIDIDPNSSGLPGIEQLRAIVGAVMTVGLILSVLALIVSAIVWAYGANSSNPHLSGRGKLGVLISCGAAVICGAAVTLVNFFWDVGQAV; this comes from the coding sequence GTGATCGACATCGACCCCAACAGCTCCGGCCTGCCCGGCATCGAACAGCTCCGCGCCATCGTCGGCGCGGTGATGACGGTCGGCCTCATCCTGTCCGTCTTGGCGCTGATCGTGTCCGCGATCGTGTGGGCCTACGGCGCCAACAGCTCCAATCCGCACCTGTCCGGGCGGGGGAAGCTCGGCGTGCTGATCTCCTGCGGTGCCGCGGTGATCTGCGGTGCGGCGGTGACGCTCGTGAACTTCTTCTGGGACGTCGGTCAGGCCGTCTGA
- a CDS encoding DUF6112 family protein translates to MDVFPDFDGLAGIGDLEQVIGALLTIVLVVAVLMIVVSAICWALGASHGNHSLASKGRVGVLVGVGAAVLAGAGVAWVNWLIVLGRQL, encoded by the coding sequence ATGGACGTGTTCCCCGACTTCGACGGCCTGGCCGGGATCGGTGACCTGGAACAGGTGATCGGTGCGCTGCTCACGATCGTGCTCGTCGTCGCGGTGCTGATGATCGTCGTCTCGGCGATCTGCTGGGCGCTGGGCGCTTCGCACGGCAACCACTCGCTGGCCTCCAAAGGCCGGGTCGGGGTGCTTGTCGGGGTCGGTGCCGCCGTGCTCGCCGGTGCCGGGGTGGCGTGGGTGAACTGGCTGATCGTCCTCGGCCGCCAGCTCTGA
- a CDS encoding M23 family metallopeptidase, whose amino-acid sequence MLGLVGIGVLMNPAAANCATPGGSVTVGAVPESLTVTTANGETFTLNRQQLTHAATIITIGGGIEGVGRPGITIALMAALTESTLRQLANTGAYPDSGNYPNDGNGSDHDSLGLFQMRPQSGWGTVAELMDPTYQARAFFGGPDGPNYPSPRGLLDIPGWQHMDPGEAAQAVEVSAYPDRYRNYQPVADAILDALTGAASDGTGASGSAGPAGSVVAAAPVAQSARVVFPLPEGTWVLTSEFGPRVHPITGESSFHTGTDLAAPDGTPILAAADGTVTVAEFSGGYGGLIVIEHQIDGQTVATAYAHMWESGLHASAGDRVVAGQHIGDVGSYGNSTGPHLHFEVRPGGTHGEAVDAAAWLNAHNAADLPEAAVGAPTSCDTPGGTAGEPAPVDGDPDRLVDDPTSDGQITARVAHLVAQARAGFPDTGWACYSPRPGTTSEHPLGRACDITFGNRIGTYPTPTQLEDGWRVTNWMKDHAETLGVEYLIWQGRIWSIARDGEGWRDYDGGGSHDPGDVTGGHFDHLHVTVKAGA is encoded by the coding sequence ATGCTGGGGCTGGTCGGCATCGGCGTGCTGATGAATCCCGCCGCCGCGAACTGCGCGACCCCCGGCGGGTCCGTCACCGTCGGGGCCGTCCCGGAGTCGCTGACGGTCACGACCGCCAACGGTGAGACGTTCACGCTGAACCGGCAGCAACTCACGCACGCGGCCACGATCATCACGATCGGCGGCGGGATCGAGGGCGTCGGCCGACCCGGCATCACGATCGCGCTGATGGCCGCGCTGACCGAGAGCACGCTGCGGCAGTTGGCGAACACCGGCGCCTACCCCGACAGCGGGAACTACCCCAACGACGGCAACGGCTCGGATCACGACTCGCTCGGTCTGTTCCAGATGCGACCGCAATCCGGGTGGGGCACCGTCGCGGAGCTGATGGACCCGACCTACCAGGCGCGGGCGTTCTTCGGCGGCCCGGACGGCCCGAACTACCCGAGCCCGCGGGGGCTGCTGGACATCCCGGGCTGGCAGCACATGGACCCCGGCGAAGCCGCCCAAGCCGTCGAAGTCAGCGCCTACCCGGACCGCTACCGCAACTACCAGCCAGTCGCCGACGCGATCCTCGATGCCCTCACTGGCGCCGCCAGCGACGGAACCGGCGCATCCGGCTCGGCCGGTCCGGCGGGGTCCGTGGTCGCGGCGGCTCCGGTGGCACAGTCCGCGCGGGTAGTGTTCCCGCTGCCGGAGGGAACCTGGGTGCTCACCAGCGAGTTCGGGCCACGAGTCCACCCGATCACCGGAGAGTCGTCGTTCCACACCGGCACCGACCTCGCCGCCCCCGACGGCACCCCGATCCTCGCCGCCGCGGACGGCACCGTGACCGTCGCGGAGTTCTCCGGCGGCTACGGCGGGCTGATCGTCATCGAGCATCAGATCGACGGCCAGACGGTGGCGACCGCCTACGCCCACATGTGGGAATCCGGCCTCCACGCCTCAGCCGGTGACCGGGTCGTCGCCGGGCAGCACATCGGCGATGTCGGCAGCTACGGCAACTCCACCGGACCGCATCTACACTTCGAGGTCCGCCCCGGCGGCACCCACGGCGAGGCCGTCGACGCCGCCGCCTGGCTCAACGCGCACAACGCCGCCGACCTGCCCGAAGCCGCAGTCGGCGCCCCGACCAGCTGTGACACCCCCGGCGGCACCGCGGGCGAACCCGCCCCGGTCGACGGCGACCCCGACCGGCTCGTGGACGACCCCACCAGCGACGGGCAGATCACCGCCCGGGTGGCACACCTCGTGGCCCAAGCCCGCGCCGGGTTCCCCGACACCGGCTGGGCCTGCTACTCGCCCCGGCCCGGCACCACCTCCGAGCACCCGCTGGGACGCGCCTGCGACATCACCTTCGGCAACCGGATCGGGACCTATCCCACCCCCACGCAACTCGAGGACGGCTGGCGGGTGACGAACTGGATGAAGGACCACGCCGAGACCCTGGGCGTGGAGTACCTAATCTGGCAGGGCCGCATCTGGTCGATCGCCCGCGATGGCGAAGGCTGGCGCGACTACGACGGCGGCGGAAGCCACGACCCCGGTGACGTGACCGGCGGACACTTCGACCACCTCCACGTCACCGTCAAGGCCGGTGCGTGA
- a CDS encoding ParB N-terminal domain-containing protein codes for MNTPDGRIELERTVDSITVGRRHRTDLGDLDALAASIERDGLLQPPTITPDGTLVCGARRLAAIKQLGHRRVSVWVRSGISDRLGHLLAEQDDNQLHKSLTPIEAAGLYREIKELIAEDAARRKAATQFQDGHEPGKHGPADSAGPPAPGPLGDARAQAARMVTGSSSYTRLEQIGFLQRLTGDPAVSEELRGQARDGLARIEAGAPVNPIFQRLRDAHADTGAERDRRLHELADEALARVHTTRRGKAPKRAASGARPADGDEGPTRFSVRAFVLTWGELDAWWTHYDVDELATDLTDEQIEAFFAAVEGTMAFADRLRTARTATQPDQPLLRAL; via the coding sequence ATGAACACCCCGGACGGGCGGATCGAGCTGGAGCGGACGGTGGACTCCATCACCGTCGGGCGCCGGCACCGCACCGACCTGGGCGACCTCGACGCTCTGGCGGCGTCGATCGAGCGGGACGGCCTGTTGCAGCCGCCGACGATCACCCCGGACGGGACGCTGGTGTGCGGGGCGCGGCGGCTCGCGGCGATCAAGCAGCTCGGGCACCGCCGCGTCAGCGTGTGGGTGCGTTCGGGCATCTCGGACCGGCTCGGGCATCTGCTCGCTGAACAGGACGACAACCAGCTCCACAAGTCCCTCACCCCGATCGAGGCCGCCGGGCTGTACCGGGAGATCAAGGAACTCATCGCCGAGGACGCCGCCCGCAGGAAGGCGGCCACCCAGTTCCAGGACGGCCACGAGCCCGGGAAGCATGGTCCCGCCGATTCGGCGGGACCACCAGCACCCGGCCCGCTCGGTGATGCCCGCGCGCAGGCAGCACGGATGGTGACCGGCTCGTCGTCCTACACGCGGCTGGAGCAGATCGGGTTCCTGCAACGCCTGACCGGCGACCCCGCCGTCTCTGAGGAGCTGCGCGGCCAGGCCCGTGACGGGCTGGCGCGGATCGAGGCCGGCGCGCCGGTCAATCCGATCTTCCAGCGTCTCCGGGACGCACACGCCGACACCGGTGCCGAGCGGGACCGGCGGCTGCACGAGCTGGCCGACGAAGCGCTCGCCCGCGTCCACACCACCCGGCGCGGAAAGGCTCCGAAACGGGCCGCATCCGGGGCGCGACCCGCTGACGGGGACGAGGGGCCGACGCGGTTCTCGGTACGCGCGTTCGTGCTGACCTGGGGCGAGCTGGACGCGTGGTGGACGCACTACGACGTGGACGAGCTGGCGACCGACCTGACCGACGAGCAGATCGAGGCGTTCTTCGCCGCCGTCGAAGGCACGATGGCCTTCGCTGACCGGCTCCGCACCGCCCGCACCGCGACCCAGCCCGACCAGCCGCTGCTACGCGCCCTCTGA
- a CDS encoding helix-turn-helix domain-containing protein translates to MRGQRWAVVTSVAGTVFIAAGAFWLSFTALADLARRSGIGAGQAWAWPLIVDGVIVVSTVAVVALAGEKAAWYPWTLLIGGAAVSVTANSLHAVVAADADVPGPLAAAVAAVPPVVLLAITHLTVVLTRAGARPADPPETAGEVPPATATVPGIEPAPAAPPPATPGPVEAGEDAGSDRRAQAAQLREREWSNKAIARHLGVHPSTVGRWLPRPERPDAHHSDEAGPPGSEPVREGVTS, encoded by the coding sequence GTGCGGGGGCAGCGCTGGGCGGTGGTCACATCCGTTGCCGGGACGGTGTTCATCGCGGCCGGGGCGTTCTGGCTGTCGTTCACCGCGTTGGCGGACTTGGCCCGCCGCTCCGGGATCGGTGCGGGGCAGGCGTGGGCGTGGCCACTGATCGTCGATGGCGTGATCGTGGTGTCCACAGTCGCCGTGGTGGCGCTCGCCGGTGAGAAGGCGGCCTGGTATCCGTGGACGCTGCTGATCGGCGGCGCGGCGGTCTCGGTGACGGCGAACTCCCTGCACGCGGTCGTCGCCGCGGACGCCGACGTGCCCGGCCCGCTCGCGGCCGCCGTCGCCGCGGTGCCGCCCGTGGTGCTGCTGGCGATCACCCATCTGACCGTCGTCCTGACCCGAGCCGGCGCCCGTCCCGCCGACCCGCCAGAGACAGCGGGCGAGGTGCCGCCCGCCACGGCCACCGTGCCAGGCATCGAGCCCGCACCGGCCGCACCCCCGCCTGCCACGCCCGGCCCCGTCGAGGCGGGTGAAGACGCGGGTTCGGATCGTCGGGCGCAGGCGGCGCAGCTACGGGAGCGGGAGTGGTCGAACAAGGCCATCGCCCGGCACCTGGGAGTGCATCCCTCGACGGTCGGCCGGTGGCTGCCCCGCCCCGAGCGTCCCGACGCGCACCACAGCGATGAGGCCGGCCCGCCCGGGTCCGAGCCCGTAAGGGAAGGAGTCACGTCATGA
- a CDS encoding bifunctional DNA primase/polymerase has product MFDRLDGLPLSVAARELARAGVPVFPCVPGEKTPLVSSGFRRATTDARRVQGWWRWQPEANIGIPTGAVSGLVVIDVDVHGVDGYAAYARAARAGLIPAPLATVTTPTGGQHAYFPAVSGRVQRSWVVGKAGVDCRGDGGYVIAPPSTLRLDGTSVSYRVEQVATGVVAPVDAVRLRDFLDPPPPRRPLRQGGQASGREDADRLAAWLSRQVKGDRNYKLFWAACRLAEGNVPVSEALDALVRAEQPDFAEREITRTVYSAYRSVNAGAARRERSASASPPAGGLARRDPGSRASAVRGLG; this is encoded by the coding sequence GTGTTCGACCGGCTCGACGGTCTGCCGTTGTCGGTCGCGGCGCGCGAGTTGGCACGGGCCGGGGTGCCGGTGTTCCCGTGCGTGCCGGGTGAGAAGACGCCCCTCGTCTCGTCCGGTTTCCGGCGCGCGACGACCGACGCGCGGCGCGTGCAGGGGTGGTGGCGGTGGCAGCCGGAGGCGAACATCGGCATCCCGACCGGCGCCGTCTCAGGTCTGGTTGTGATCGATGTGGACGTGCACGGTGTCGATGGGTACGCGGCGTATGCGCGGGCGGCTCGGGCGGGTCTGATCCCGGCGCCATTGGCGACGGTGACCACGCCCACCGGGGGTCAGCATGCCTACTTCCCGGCTGTCTCGGGGCGGGTGCAGCGGTCGTGGGTGGTCGGCAAGGCCGGCGTGGATTGCCGCGGGGACGGCGGCTACGTCATCGCCCCGCCCTCGACGCTGCGACTGGACGGTACTTCGGTCTCGTACCGGGTCGAGCAAGTGGCCACCGGTGTGGTCGCCCCGGTGGATGCGGTGCGGCTACGCGACTTCCTCGATCCGCCACCGCCACGCCGCCCATTGCGGCAAGGTGGGCAGGCGTCGGGACGGGAAGACGCGGACCGGCTGGCGGCGTGGCTGTCCCGGCAGGTCAAGGGCGATCGGAACTACAAGCTGTTCTGGGCCGCGTGCCGCCTGGCTGAGGGGAACGTGCCGGTCTCCGAGGCTCTAGATGCGCTGGTGCGTGCCGAGCAGCCCGACTTCGCCGAGCGGGAGATCACCCGCACCGTCTACAGCGCCTACCGCAGCGTCAACGCGGGAGCCGCCCGCCGAGAACGCTCCGCCTCGGCGAGCCCGCCAGCGGGCGGGCTCGCTCGACGTGATCCCGGGTCACGGGCGAGCGCGGTGAGGGGCCTGGGGTGA
- a CDS encoding IS256 family transposase encodes MAKNQSALLALLDTLLHAEEGEVMRRLLGSALQDLIDAEASAHIGAQPHERTPERTTRRNGTREKLVSTATGDITVKIPKTRTGSFFPSLLAPRRRVDRALHAVICEAYVHGVSTRKVDDLVTALGIESGISKSEVSRICAALDEEVATWRDRPLDHTWFPYVFLDATHCKVRIGGRVVTQAVVIATGVTIDGRREILGHAVGDSETEAFWAEFLRSLRDRGLAVTTEASPAGVQLVISDAHRGLTNAIATVLPGAAWQRCRVHFMRNVLARVTRGNAEMVAATIRTIFAQPGAKAVREQVDAVADMLAGRFPAVADMLLGAKADITAFADFPEAHWTKIWSNNPIERLNREVKRRTDVVGIFPNVPALDRLVGAVLIEAHDEWQAADRRYLSEASMTKLHPTAPTAITTGRHTDEEVDAPALKTA; translated from the coding sequence ATGGCCAAGAACCAGTCTGCCCTGCTTGCCCTGCTCGACACACTTCTGCACGCCGAGGAGGGTGAGGTGATGCGCCGGCTGCTCGGCTCGGCGCTGCAGGACCTGATCGACGCCGAGGCGAGCGCGCACATCGGCGCCCAGCCGCACGAGCGCACGCCAGAGCGCACGACCCGGCGCAACGGCACCCGCGAGAAGCTCGTCTCGACCGCGACCGGGGACATCACGGTGAAGATCCCCAAGACCCGCACCGGGTCGTTCTTCCCCTCCCTGCTCGCCCCGCGCCGGCGGGTCGACCGGGCCCTGCACGCGGTGATCTGCGAGGCCTACGTCCACGGGGTGAGCACGAGGAAGGTCGACGACCTCGTCACCGCCCTGGGCATCGAGTCCGGGATCTCCAAGTCCGAGGTCTCGAGGATCTGCGCCGCCCTGGACGAGGAGGTGGCCACCTGGCGGGACCGGCCGTTGGACCACACCTGGTTCCCCTACGTCTTCCTCGACGCCACGCACTGCAAGGTCAGGATCGGCGGGCGGGTGGTCACCCAGGCGGTGGTCATCGCCACCGGGGTCACGATCGACGGGCGCCGGGAGATCCTCGGCCACGCGGTCGGTGACAGCGAGACCGAGGCGTTCTGGGCCGAGTTCCTCCGCTCCCTGCGCGACCGGGGCCTGGCCGTGACCACCGAGGCCTCCCCGGCCGGGGTCCAGCTCGTCATCTCCGACGCCCACCGCGGCCTGACGAACGCGATCGCCACCGTGCTGCCCGGAGCCGCGTGGCAGCGGTGCCGGGTCCACTTCATGCGCAACGTGCTGGCCAGGGTCACCCGGGGCAACGCCGAGATGGTCGCCGCGACCATCCGCACCATCTTCGCCCAGCCCGGCGCGAAGGCGGTGCGCGAGCAGGTCGACGCCGTCGCCGACATGCTCGCCGGCCGCTTCCCCGCCGTGGCGGACATGCTCCTCGGCGCCAAGGCCGACATCACCGCCTTCGCCGACTTCCCCGAGGCCCATTGGACCAAGATCTGGTCCAACAACCCCATCGAACGGCTCAACCGCGAGGTCAAGCGCCGCACCGACGTCGTCGGGATCTTCCCCAACGTCCCCGCCCTGGACCGCCTCGTCGGCGCGGTCCTGATCGAGGCCCACGACGAGTGGCAGGCCGCCGACCGCCGCTACCTCTCCGAGGCCTCCATGACCAAGCTGCACCCGACCGCACCCACCGCGATCACCACCGGCCGACACACCGACGAGGAGGTCGACGCGCCCGCCCTGAAGACGGCATAG
- a CDS encoding site-specific integrase: MRFPGESWQQRWHASSVDQAGKEWIDLIGGHEEGPVRRRTFTGAAWRLIVLDVIRPDYAWLYSNMASKLTFDRCEELRDPEGFALMRRLCQQDRRLQPTDSQFSLRQLARVLMHNGGRLADITLEDCIEAYRAQDGYSSRQHSHWYSLLLTAGILPADSPPTIYGASRKGQFTIEELVDRYDVQCRPIRDLFVAYLYERRPGMDYNSIRYLASKLVLLFWKDLEIHEPGINSLHLSDEVAQCWKQRLHDVVRYGANRVGQKRQDPYTVLMSVRAFYADLSHWALQDPARWAPWAAPTPVDSRDLAGMTKAQKHARSRMHQRTRELAPLLPRLVDAAIAHRDATRERLDAARRTAPGHQFTVAGQTLRRTAPVTDPTQGGTGRKGVIRAYADSEPDVVRNLTLEAERGFWGWALVEVLRHTGARIEEVLEITHRSFVSYRLPSTGEIVPMLQITPSKTDKERLLVIGPELAMVFAEIITHVRQGAEHIPLISRYDAAERTYSPTLPFLFQRRWGLRDHEITKNYVMRLLDELVATAKITNNDGSPAKFTPHDFRRIFATEAVASGLPVHITAKILGHESIATTQTYVAIYDQDVIDHHRAFIARRRALRPSEEYREPTDSEWDDFLGHFAQRKLELGTCGRAYGTGCQHEHACIRCPMLRPDPTQHDRLEQIIASLTERIAEAHDQGWLGEVDGLQVSLDAAQLKLVQMQRTATNLGIPTIRKR, from the coding sequence GTGAGGTTCCCGGGTGAGTCCTGGCAGCAGAGGTGGCACGCCTCCTCGGTCGACCAAGCTGGCAAGGAGTGGATCGACCTGATCGGCGGACACGAGGAGGGCCCGGTCCGACGACGCACCTTCACGGGCGCGGCCTGGCGGTTGATCGTGCTCGACGTGATCCGTCCGGACTACGCGTGGCTCTACTCGAACATGGCGTCAAAGCTCACGTTCGACAGGTGCGAGGAGCTGCGCGACCCGGAGGGGTTCGCGCTCATGCGTCGGCTGTGCCAGCAGGATCGCCGGCTGCAACCGACCGACTCGCAATTCTCTTTGCGTCAGCTGGCGAGGGTGCTGATGCACAACGGCGGCAGGCTCGCGGACATCACGCTCGAGGACTGCATCGAGGCCTACCGTGCGCAGGACGGCTACAGCAGCCGTCAGCACTCACACTGGTACTCCCTGCTGCTCACCGCCGGCATCCTGCCGGCCGACAGCCCGCCGACGATCTACGGCGCCTCACGCAAGGGGCAGTTCACGATCGAGGAGCTCGTCGACCGCTACGACGTGCAGTGCCGCCCCATCCGCGACCTGTTCGTGGCCTACCTCTACGAGCGGCGCCCCGGCATGGACTACAACTCCATCCGCTACCTGGCCTCCAAGCTCGTCCTGCTGTTCTGGAAAGACCTCGAGATCCACGAGCCGGGCATCAACTCGCTGCACCTGAGCGATGAGGTGGCCCAGTGCTGGAAGCAGCGCCTGCACGACGTCGTGCGCTACGGCGCGAACCGGGTCGGCCAGAAGCGGCAGGACCCATACACCGTCCTGATGAGCGTGCGCGCGTTCTACGCGGACCTCTCGCACTGGGCCCTGCAAGACCCCGCCCGGTGGGCGCCCTGGGCGGCGCCCACGCCGGTCGACTCGCGCGACCTGGCCGGCATGACCAAGGCCCAGAAGCACGCGCGATCGCGCATGCACCAACGCACCCGCGAGCTCGCGCCACTCCTGCCCCGCCTCGTCGACGCCGCGATCGCACACCGGGACGCCACGCGCGAACGACTCGACGCGGCTCGCCGCACCGCCCCTGGCCACCAGTTCACCGTCGCCGGCCAGACGCTTCGCCGCACCGCCCCGGTCACCGATCCCACGCAGGGCGGCACCGGCCGCAAGGGCGTGATCCGCGCCTACGCCGACAGCGAGCCCGACGTCGTACGGAACCTGACCCTCGAGGCGGAACGCGGGTTCTGGGGATGGGCGCTGGTCGAGGTGCTTCGGCATACCGGCGCCAGGATCGAGGAAGTCCTCGAGATCACCCACCGCTCGTTCGTCTCCTACCGGCTTCCCTCGACCGGCGAGATCGTTCCGATGCTCCAGATCACCCCGTCCAAGACCGACAAGGAACGCCTCCTCGTCATCGGCCCCGAGCTCGCGATGGTCTTTGCCGAGATCATCACCCACGTGCGCCAAGGCGCCGAGCACATCCCACTGATCAGCCGCTACGACGCCGCCGAACGGACCTACAGCCCCACACTGCCGTTCCTGTTCCAACGCCGCTGGGGGCTGCGCGACCACGAGATCACGAAGAACTACGTGATGCGCCTGCTCGACGAGCTGGTCGCCACGGCCAAGATCACCAACAACGACGGCTCCCCCGCCAAGTTCACCCCGCACGACTTCCGCCGGATCTTCGCCACCGAGGCCGTCGCCTCGGGCCTGCCCGTGCACATCACCGCCAAGATCCTCGGCCACGAGTCGATCGCCACGACCCAGACCTACGTCGCCATCTACGACCAGGACGTCATCGACCACCACCGCGCCTTCATCGCCCGCCGCCGAGCGCTACGCCCCTCCGAGGAATACCGCGAGCCCACCGACAGCGAATGGGACGACTTCCTCGGCCACTTCGCCCAGCGCAAGCTCGAACTCGGCACCTGCGGGCGCGCCTACGGCACCGGCTGCCAGCACGAACACGCCTGCATCCGCTGCCCCATGCTCCGGCCCGATCCCACCCAGCACGACCGCCTCGAGCAGATCATCGCCTCCCTCACCGAGCGCATCGCTGAGGCCCACGACCAGGGCTGGCTCGGCGAGGTCGACGGGCTACAGGTCAGCCTCGACGCCGCCCAGCTCAAGCTCGTCCAGATGCAGCGCACCGCCACGAACCTCGGAATACCCACCATACGGAAGCGATGA
- a CDS encoding tyrosine-type recombinase/integrase, whose translation MDESVGLSRDVTAIEVMAVGQVVVPDGDPVGVALLDAAGEPVPEVADFFASMLASGSSPGSLRSYAMDLLRWWRFLAAIGVPWQQAGRGEARDFVLWMRLVGPSGRARGYAPATINHALAVIKMFYEDRIRAGEGPVVNPVPPAEHRNGRRVQAHHNPMQPFAPGRRAPLRQKQPDRIPRALSDGKFDDLFAAMVCDRDRALLSFYVSTGARASELLSTTMDMIDPGSQRIAVQRKGSGRIQWLPASADAFVWLRLYEQQTRRPDGERALWLTRRSPIRPLTYSAVRRVLQRANATLGTGWTLHDLRHTAAQRMVDDPGLSLTDVQWVLGHEHITTTQIYLRPREDEVVARVQSHLRGRTDRPAQAMAVGSADYSAEVLELLLGSGSRG comes from the coding sequence GTGGATGAGAGTGTGGGGCTGTCGCGGGACGTGACGGCGATCGAGGTGATGGCAGTCGGGCAGGTTGTGGTGCCTGATGGTGATCCCGTCGGGGTAGCACTGCTCGACGCTGCCGGCGAGCCGGTGCCGGAGGTGGCCGACTTCTTCGCCTCGATGCTCGCCTCGGGATCGAGCCCGGGCTCGCTGCGCTCTTACGCGATGGATCTGTTGCGGTGGTGGCGGTTCCTCGCGGCGATTGGCGTGCCATGGCAGCAGGCCGGCAGAGGTGAAGCGCGCGACTTCGTGTTGTGGATGCGCCTGGTCGGCCCATCGGGCCGCGCCCGCGGGTACGCACCGGCGACGATCAACCACGCCCTGGCGGTGATCAAGATGTTCTACGAGGACCGGATCCGCGCGGGCGAGGGCCCCGTGGTCAACCCGGTGCCGCCTGCCGAGCACCGCAACGGGCGGCGGGTCCAGGCCCATCACAACCCGATGCAACCGTTCGCGCCGGGCCGGCGGGCGCCGCTGCGGCAGAAGCAGCCCGATCGGATCCCTCGCGCGTTGTCGGACGGGAAGTTCGACGACCTGTTCGCGGCGATGGTCTGCGATCGTGACCGGGCGTTGCTCTCGTTCTACGTCTCGACCGGCGCTCGGGCCTCGGAGCTGCTGAGCACGACGATGGACATGATCGACCCGGGTTCGCAGCGCATCGCCGTGCAGCGCAAGGGCTCGGGGCGCATCCAGTGGCTGCCGGCGTCCGCGGACGCGTTCGTGTGGTTGCGGCTGTACGAGCAGCAGACCCGTCGCCCCGATGGGGAGCGCGCGCTGTGGTTGACGCGACGCTCCCCGATCCGGCCGCTGACCTACTCGGCCGTGCGGCGTGTGCTTCAACGCGCGAACGCGACGCTCGGCACGGGGTGGACGCTGCACGACCTGCGCCATACCGCCGCGCAGCGCATGGTCGACGACCCCGGCCTGTCGCTGACCGACGTCCAGTGGGTGCTCGGGCACGAGCACATCACCACCACCCAGATCTACCTACGTCCCCGCGAGGACGAGGTCGTCGCCCGGGTGCAGTCTCACCTGCGCGGTCGTACCGACCGGCCAGCTCAGGCGATGGCTGTCGGCAGCGCGGACTACTCGGCCGAGGTCCTCGAACTCCTCCTCGGTAGTGGTTCTCGTGGCTGA
- a CDS encoding AraC family transcriptional regulator, with protein MKVIVVRDGSAILFSEFGEQPVGPGDVILLGANTLCGSEPEGHITVTTIYADTDYVIDQVFWQHVGSLCHRLDAQDFAATMYTEPAQVLRLGEDRTQGLMPWLDELAALSIEGRPAKNFYRMQALWFSLVDVIAPFVKTSQVRVSPTQRTTTWPSAPRHRRFAPLRAEVRRAADLLRAEPQRRWSTTELADEVHLSKSQLGRLFVEAFGKSPIAYLTMLRTERMAALLRESDAPIALIAREVGWSDSDFATRQFRRSVGLTPAGYRALSYGEGSVLNRRKRASAPTITAGSARATTEDTLAPVVR; from the coding sequence GTGAAGGTGATCGTCGTTCGCGATGGCTCGGCAATCCTCTTCAGTGAGTTTGGTGAACAGCCCGTCGGGCCCGGCGACGTAATCTTGCTCGGCGCGAACACTCTATGTGGCAGCGAGCCCGAGGGGCACATCACCGTAACGACGATCTACGCAGACACGGACTATGTGATCGACCAGGTGTTCTGGCAGCACGTCGGCAGCTTGTGCCACCGTCTCGACGCCCAGGACTTCGCAGCAACGATGTACACCGAACCTGCGCAGGTACTCCGCCTCGGCGAGGATCGCACCCAGGGGCTGATGCCCTGGCTCGATGAGTTGGCGGCATTAAGCATCGAAGGACGACCCGCGAAGAACTTCTACCGGATGCAGGCTCTTTGGTTCAGCCTGGTCGATGTGATCGCGCCCTTCGTCAAGACTTCGCAGGTGCGAGTGTCGCCGACGCAGCGCACTACAACGTGGCCGTCCGCGCCACGACATCGCCGATTCGCACCATTGCGAGCGGAAGTTCGCAGGGCAGCTGATCTCCTGCGTGCTGAACCCCAGCGACGATGGTCTACGACTGAGCTCGCTGACGAGGTACATCTCTCAAAGTCGCAGCTCGGCCGCTTGTTCGTGGAGGCGTTCGGGAAGTCTCCTATCGCCTATCTCACGATGCTTCGCACCGAGCGGATGGCCGCGCTCCTGCGCGAATCCGATGCGCCGATCGCTCTGATTGCTCGCGAGGTGGGTTGGAGCGATTCAGATTTCGCTACGCGCCAGTTCCGCCGTAGCGTCGGGCTGACTCCCGCCGGTTATCGGGCTTTGAGCTACGGAGAAGGTTCCGTACTCAACCGGCGGAAGCGCGCATCTGCCCCGACGATAACCGCAGGATCAGCTCGTGCGACAACCGAGGACACCCTCGCTCCGGTAGTCCGGTAG